One segment of Syngnathus typhle isolate RoL2023-S1 ecotype Sweden linkage group LG9, RoL_Styp_1.0, whole genome shotgun sequence DNA contains the following:
- the zgc:172182 gene encoding coiled-coil domain-containing protein 89 isoform X3 — protein MSSHRKKSENLRKKLTKSEDTLLLNGLSLNNSHLDINPKTLEKCMDLSCSDLEETLLLQSRIKEQAHLICVLKEKSDELFKQCKTLQQVKAQLEKQLDSCQKDVIQKHQRAELVEKRFLDLDANSQAIIAFMEEYKRQNVQLKQENKQLQAENDRLFSQKLHDKEVIIQNLTKKIKALTEEFTTKETAYQERQEMASSYLEQLSKAQQQQEVTEEMLKAVKLKLQTIEEEHALKEATLNKSILSLTKEKEKVLRTSVEQENILQKKLKELQLLELHSKELKKAQLKAEERFKQQAHAVNADKRVRSLKSALEEARTKYEMLQKVCFEDKKTHIPSSMFILVFYRISRHSKNTATVSSLRKESSTRY, from the exons ATGTCGTCTCATCGAAAAAAGTCTGAAAACCTGAGAAAGAAACTGACCAAGTCTGAGGATACCCTGCTACTTAACGGATTGTCACTCAACAATTCC CACCTGGACATCAATCCAAAGACTTTAGAGAAATGCATGGACCTCTCCTGCTCCGATTTAGAGGAGACATTGCTGTTGCAATCAAGAATAAAAGAACAAGCCCATTTGATTTGTGTACTAAAAGAGAAGTCAGATGAGCTGTTCAAACAATGCAAAACCCTCCAGCAGGTCAAGGCCCAGCTGGAGAAACAACTTGACAGCTGTCAGAAAGACGTTATACAAAAGCACCAAAGAGCGGAGCTGGTGGAAAAAAGATTTCTGGATTTAGATGCCAACAGCCAAGCGATTATTGCGTTCATGGAGGAGTACAAACGGCAGAATGTGCAGCTGAAGCAGGAAAACAAGCAGCTGCAGGCGGAAAACGACAGGCTTTTCTCACAAAAGTTACACGATAAAGAGGTTATCATTCAAAATCTAACAAAGAAAATCAAAGCATTGACAGAGGAGTTCACCACTAAGGAGACTGCTTATCa AGAGCGTCAAGAGATGGCGTCGTCCTACCTCGAACAACTGAGCAAagcccagcagcagcaggaggtcACAgaagaaatgttgaaag CTGTAAAACTGAAACTTCAAACCATCGAGGAGGAGCACGCGTTGAAGGAAGCTACACTGAATAAAAGCATCTTAAGTCTCaccaaagagaaggaaaaagtGCTGCGTACTTCTGTGGAACAAGAGAACATCTTACAG AAGAAGCTAAAAGAACTCCAGCTTCTTGAGCTGCACTCTAAAGAACTGAAGAAAGCCCAATTAAAAGCAGAGGAACG GTTTAAACAGCAAGCACATGCAGTTAACGCAGATAAAAGAGTCAGATCGCTCAAGTCGGCCCTAGAAGAAGCCAGGACCAAGTACGAGATGCTTCAAAAGGTTTGTTTTGAAGATAAAAAGACTCACATCCCATCATCAATGTTCATATTGGTATTTTACAGGATTTCGAGGCATTCAAAgaacacagcaacagtctcctCACTAAGGAAAGAGAGCTCAACAAGATACTGA
- the LOC133160136 gene encoding ATP synthase subunit beta, mitochondrial-like → MLGTVGRCCNGVLQAFKPGVNSLKTFGGRNASLNLGRGYASPAAQAALGNGRITAVIGAVVDVQFDEGLPPILNALEVMGRDSRLVLEVAQHLGENTVRTIAMDGTEGLIRGQKVLDTGAPIRIPVGPETLGRIMNVIGEPIDERGPISTKQTAPIHAEAPEFTDMSVEQEILVTGIKVVDLLAPYAKGGKIGLFGGAGVGKTVLIMELINNVAKAHGGYSVFAGVGERTREGNDLYNEMIESGVINLKDTTSKVALVYGQMNEPPGARARVALTGLTVAEYFRDQEGQDVLLFIDNIFRFTQAGSEVSALLGRIPSAVGYQPTLATDMGTMQERITTTKKGSITSVQAIYVPADDLTDPAPATTFAHLDATTVLSRAIAELGIYPAVDPLDSTSRIMDPNIVGYEHYDVARSVQKILQDYKSLQDIIAILGMDELSEEDKLTVARARKIQRFLSQPFQVAEVFTGHMGKLVPLKETIKGFQSILAGEYDALPEQAFYMVGPIEEVVQKAEKLAEEHS, encoded by the exons ATGCTGGGTACCGTCGGACGTTGCTGCAACGGGGTTTTGCAGGCTTTCAAGCCCGGTGTCAACTCACTGAAGACATTCGGCGGTAGAAATGCGAGCCTCAATTTGG GCAGGGGCTATGCAAGTCCCGCTGCTCAAGCAGCTCTCGGCAATGGACGCATCACGGCCGTGATCGGTGCTGTCGTGGATGTCCAGTTTGACGAAGGCCTGCCCCCCATCCTCAATGCACTGGAGGTGATGGGCCGTGACAGCAGGCTGGTGCTTGAGGTTGCACAGCATCTCG GTGAAAACACAGTCAGGACAATCGCCATGGATGGCACAGAGGGTCTGATCCGTGGGCAGAAGGTTCTTGATACCGGCGCCCCAATCAGAATCCCTGTAGGGCCTGAGACTTTGGGCAGGATCATGAATGTCATTGGAGAACCTATTGATGAACGTGGTCCTATTAGCACCAAACA AACCGCTCCTATCCACGCTGAAGCCCCCGAGTTCACTGACATGAGTGTGGAGCAAGAGATTTTAGTCACCGGCATCAAAGTGGTCGATCTCCTTGCACCCTACGCCAAGGGTGGAAAAATTG GTCTGTTTGGCGGCGCTGGCGTAGGTAAGACTGTCTTGATCATGGAGTTGATTAACAACGTGGCCAAGGCTCACGGTGGCTACTCGGTGTTCGCCGGAGTCGGAGAGCGCACCCGTGAAGGCAACGATTTATACAACGAAATGATTGAGTCTGGCGTCATTAACCTGAAGGACACCACGTCAAAG GTTGCGCTGGTGTACGGTCAGATGAACGAGCCTCCGGGCGCCCGTGCCAGGGTCGCTCTTACCGGGTTGACAGTGGCGGAATATTTCCGCGATCAAGAGGGACAGGATGTGCTTCTTTTTATCGACAACATCTTTAGGTTTACTCAGGCTGGATCAGAG GTGTCTGCCTTGTTGGGTCGTATCCCCTCTGCCGTGGGATACCAACCAACCTTGGCCACCGATATGGGTACCATGCAGGAACGAATCACAACCACCAAGAAAGGTTCCATCACCTCGGTTCAA GCCATTTACGTGCCTGCCGACGACTTGACTGACCCCGCCCCCGCCACAACATTCGCCCATTTGGACGCCACAACCGTGCTGTCCCGCGCCATTGCCGAGCTGGGCATTTACCCTGCCGTGGACCCCCTGGATTCCACCTCCCGCATCATGGACCCCAACATCGTAGGCTATGAGCATTACGACGTCGCTCGAAGCGTACAAAAGATTCTCCAG GACTACAAGTCACTACAAGACATCATCGCTATTCTGGGCATGGACGAACTGTCCGAGGAAGACAAGCTGACCGTCGCTCGTGCTCGCAAGATCCAGCGTTTCCTGTCGCAGCCTTTCCAGGTAGCTGAGGTCTTCACTGGCCACATGGGAAAGCTGGTGCCTCTCAAGGAGACAATCAAAGGATTCCAGAGCATTCTAGCAG GGGAATACGACGCCTTGCCCGAACAGGCGTTCTACATGGTGGGTCCCATCGAAGAAGTGGTCCAAAAGGCAGAGAAACTGGCAGAGGAACACTCTTAA
- the zgc:172182 gene encoding coiled-coil domain-containing protein 89 isoform X1, whose amino-acid sequence MSSHRKKSENLRKKLTKSEDTLLLNGLSLNNSHLDINPKTLEKCMDLSCSDLEETLLLQSRIKEQAHLICVLKEKSDELFKQCKTLQQVKAQLEKQLDSCQKDVIQKHQRAELVEKRFLDLDANSQAIIAFMEEYKRQNVQLKQENKQLQAENDRLFSQKLHDKEVIIQNLTKKIKALTEEFTTKETAYQERQEMASSYLEQLSKAQQQQEVTEEMLKGQQLSPIYLHMTYQGTLELLSFSPSAVKLKLQTIEEEHALKEATLNKSILSLTKEKEKVLRTSVEQENILQKKLKELQLLELHSKELKKAQLKAEERFKQQAHAVNADKRVRSLKSALEEARTKYEMLQKVCFEDKKTHIPSSMFILVFYRISRHSKNTATVSSLRKESSTRY is encoded by the exons ATGTCGTCTCATCGAAAAAAGTCTGAAAACCTGAGAAAGAAACTGACCAAGTCTGAGGATACCCTGCTACTTAACGGATTGTCACTCAACAATTCC CACCTGGACATCAATCCAAAGACTTTAGAGAAATGCATGGACCTCTCCTGCTCCGATTTAGAGGAGACATTGCTGTTGCAATCAAGAATAAAAGAACAAGCCCATTTGATTTGTGTACTAAAAGAGAAGTCAGATGAGCTGTTCAAACAATGCAAAACCCTCCAGCAGGTCAAGGCCCAGCTGGAGAAACAACTTGACAGCTGTCAGAAAGACGTTATACAAAAGCACCAAAGAGCGGAGCTGGTGGAAAAAAGATTTCTGGATTTAGATGCCAACAGCCAAGCGATTATTGCGTTCATGGAGGAGTACAAACGGCAGAATGTGCAGCTGAAGCAGGAAAACAAGCAGCTGCAGGCGGAAAACGACAGGCTTTTCTCACAAAAGTTACACGATAAAGAGGTTATCATTCAAAATCTAACAAAGAAAATCAAAGCATTGACAGAGGAGTTCACCACTAAGGAGACTGCTTATCa AGAGCGTCAAGAGATGGCGTCGTCCTACCTCGAACAACTGAGCAAagcccagcagcagcaggaggtcACAgaagaaatgttgaaaggtcaacAACTCAGTCCCATATATCTGCACATGACGTACCAAGGCACTCTGGaacttttgtctttttccccATCAGCTGTAAAACTGAAACTTCAAACCATCGAGGAGGAGCACGCGTTGAAGGAAGCTACACTGAATAAAAGCATCTTAAGTCTCaccaaagagaaggaaaaagtGCTGCGTACTTCTGTGGAACAAGAGAACATCTTACAG AAGAAGCTAAAAGAACTCCAGCTTCTTGAGCTGCACTCTAAAGAACTGAAGAAAGCCCAATTAAAAGCAGAGGAACG GTTTAAACAGCAAGCACATGCAGTTAACGCAGATAAAAGAGTCAGATCGCTCAAGTCGGCCCTAGAAGAAGCCAGGACCAAGTACGAGATGCTTCAAAAGGTTTGTTTTGAAGATAAAAAGACTCACATCCCATCATCAATGTTCATATTGGTATTTTACAGGATTTCGAGGCATTCAAAgaacacagcaacagtctcctCACTAAGGAAAGAGAGCTCAACAAGATACTGA
- the zgc:172182 gene encoding coiled-coil domain-containing protein 89 isoform X2 gives MSSHRKKSENLRKKLTKSEDTLLLNGLSLNNSHLDINPKTLEKCMDLSCSDLEETLLLQSRIKEQAHLICVLKEKSDELFKQCKTLQQVKAQLEKQLDSCQKDVIQKHQRAELVEKRFLDLDANSQAIIAFMEEYKRQNVQLKQENKQLQAENDRLFSQKLHDKEVIIQNLTKKIKALTEEFTTKETAYQERQEMASSYLEQLSKAQQQQEVTEEMLKGQQLSPIYLHMTYQGTLELLSFSPSAVKLKLQTIEEEHALKEATLNKSILSLTKEKEKVLRTSVEQENILQKKLKELQLLELHSKELKKAQLKAEERFKQQAHAVNADKRVRSLKSALEEARTKYEMLQKDFEAFKEHSNSLLTKERELNKILRHLRS, from the exons ATGTCGTCTCATCGAAAAAAGTCTGAAAACCTGAGAAAGAAACTGACCAAGTCTGAGGATACCCTGCTACTTAACGGATTGTCACTCAACAATTCC CACCTGGACATCAATCCAAAGACTTTAGAGAAATGCATGGACCTCTCCTGCTCCGATTTAGAGGAGACATTGCTGTTGCAATCAAGAATAAAAGAACAAGCCCATTTGATTTGTGTACTAAAAGAGAAGTCAGATGAGCTGTTCAAACAATGCAAAACCCTCCAGCAGGTCAAGGCCCAGCTGGAGAAACAACTTGACAGCTGTCAGAAAGACGTTATACAAAAGCACCAAAGAGCGGAGCTGGTGGAAAAAAGATTTCTGGATTTAGATGCCAACAGCCAAGCGATTATTGCGTTCATGGAGGAGTACAAACGGCAGAATGTGCAGCTGAAGCAGGAAAACAAGCAGCTGCAGGCGGAAAACGACAGGCTTTTCTCACAAAAGTTACACGATAAAGAGGTTATCATTCAAAATCTAACAAAGAAAATCAAAGCATTGACAGAGGAGTTCACCACTAAGGAGACTGCTTATCa AGAGCGTCAAGAGATGGCGTCGTCCTACCTCGAACAACTGAGCAAagcccagcagcagcaggaggtcACAgaagaaatgttgaaaggtcaacAACTCAGTCCCATATATCTGCACATGACGTACCAAGGCACTCTGGaacttttgtctttttccccATCAGCTGTAAAACTGAAACTTCAAACCATCGAGGAGGAGCACGCGTTGAAGGAAGCTACACTGAATAAAAGCATCTTAAGTCTCaccaaagagaaggaaaaagtGCTGCGTACTTCTGTGGAACAAGAGAACATCTTACAG AAGAAGCTAAAAGAACTCCAGCTTCTTGAGCTGCACTCTAAAGAACTGAAGAAAGCCCAATTAAAAGCAGAGGAACG GTTTAAACAGCAAGCACATGCAGTTAACGCAGATAAAAGAGTCAGATCGCTCAAGTCGGCCCTAGAAGAAGCCAGGACCAAGTACGAGATGCTTCAAAAG GATTTCGAGGCATTCAAAgaacacagcaacagtctcctCACTAAGGAAAGAGAGCTCAACAAGATACTGAGACACTTGAGGAGCTAA